The Thermus filiformis genome contains a region encoding:
- the tdh gene encoding L-threonine 3-dehydrogenase, translating to MRALAKTERASGLSLVEVPKPTPGPGEVLVRVEAASICGTDLHIYKWDAWAQGRIRPPLITGHEFSGVVEAVGPGVRRPQVGDHVSLESHVVCHTCPACRVGNAHVCLNTEILGVDRDGGFAEYVVVPAENAWVNPKELPFEVGAILEPFGNAVHTVFAGSGVSGRSVLITGAGPIGLMATLVARASGAGPILVTDVNPYRLDFARRLGADRVINPLEEDPVAVAREMTGGGVEVLLEFSGNERAIHQGLSALLPGGEARILGIPSDPIRFDLAGELVMRGVTLFGIAGRRLWRTWIEGTALVYSGRVDLTPLITHRLPMSRYQEAFELLASGRAVKVILDPKA from the coding sequence ATGCGCGCGCTGGCGAAGACGGAAAGGGCGAGCGGCCTAAGCCTGGTGGAGGTCCCCAAGCCCACCCCGGGCCCGGGGGAGGTCCTGGTCCGGGTGGAGGCGGCGAGCATCTGCGGGACCGACCTCCACATCTACAAGTGGGACGCCTGGGCCCAGGGCCGCATCCGCCCGCCCTTGATCACGGGGCACGAGTTCAGCGGGGTGGTGGAGGCGGTGGGCCCCGGGGTGAGAAGGCCCCAGGTGGGGGACCATGTGAGCCTGGAGAGCCACGTGGTCTGCCACACCTGCCCCGCCTGCCGGGTGGGGAACGCCCACGTCTGCCTGAACACCGAGATCCTGGGGGTGGACCGAGACGGCGGGTTTGCCGAGTACGTGGTGGTCCCGGCGGAGAACGCCTGGGTCAACCCCAAGGAGCTGCCCTTTGAGGTGGGGGCTATTCTCGAGCCCTTCGGGAACGCGGTCCACACGGTCTTCGCGGGGAGCGGGGTCTCGGGCCGGAGCGTCCTCATCACCGGGGCGGGGCCCATCGGCCTGATGGCCACCCTGGTGGCCCGGGCCAGCGGGGCCGGCCCCATCCTGGTCACGGACGTCAACCCCTACCGCCTGGACTTCGCCCGCCGCCTGGGGGCGGACCGGGTGATCAACCCCCTGGAGGAGGACCCGGTGGCGGTGGCCCGGGAGATGACCGGGGGTGGGGTGGAGGTGCTTTTGGAGTTCTCGGGGAACGAGCGGGCCATCCACCAGGGGCTTTCCGCCCTCCTGCCCGGGGGGGAGGCCCGGATCCTGGGCATCCCCTCCGACCCCATCCGCTTTGACCTGGCGGGGGAGCTGGTCATGCGGGGGGTGACCCTCTTCGGCATCGCGGGCCGCCGCCTCTGGCGGACCTGGATCGAGGGGACGGCCCTGGTCTACTCGGGCCGGGTGGACCTCACCCCCCTCATCACCCACCGCCTGCCCATGAGCCGCTACCAGGAGGCCTTTGAGCTTTTGGCCTCCGGACGGGCGGTCAAGGTCATCCTGGACCCCAAAGCCTGA
- a CDS encoding translocation/assembly module TamB domain-containing protein, which translates to MRRFWPLFLLLGVGLLLGFPPVLDYALRRALPLLGFSGTVQSVRGHLLWGLRLEGVDLASQDLALQAKRLWVSYDLLGLLKRELPLSLRLEGARLRPTWEALFPEAPGPPPPVRVVFRSLRLDGVEVELSRGKRLLLPPLRLTLSGENPYRFLARLPGGSLRGEARALDGTLSAWEVRYRGELKALSFYYPEVLGGEAEGVWRVGPSGVEGENRISRGRLRLVGFPLSGVEGPVVFQKGRLEARLKGVGLEGPVEAQAEVDPEGQRYRFQVRARPSLPALARHFGLALPLEGQGVLDLEGEGWERLRLLGSYWGTGRFLGQGLALSGRLGFDGAFWLTGEAQSRYLDRAYRLALDLRGSRYRALLLDELGSRVELKGEGVRTQAQGEVVWPRPLQGRARVYFQSQGSDWKARVESPGVALALTPGLDLSGSLEGRGSQVRGRLGPLGLEGRWDDLRLALAPTPLVLGGVQGEGRLKGGRLEARLRYDSPYTALFLRLWQEKEGFYLFAFSEEGGGRGTPVAYGTYREGAFRLELKGLPVQAGDRFLVRGQAVYREGLSGRLWVEGRYARARLDLFTFGARVQGEAKTPLGVLPFAGVYDPKGLRLLSDGLSLTYLPSEGLRLRGRLALGGLGLWADLGYRPGGFFGRARLDYPPYQSLLLLGEGGRLIAEAQGLLEGRGEVYPDFSLSGRVNWSLEGLDLPPLAFTLDRGGLRLEGVGEAGLDGRFSLRLPFRYRGEGLVLEAAGDLQGGWVRLFGRFGRVEGRGPWRGLDLVGALEVPYLGEGRVSGRLDLLALRSRVSLDFPQLSLGVEGEGGRLRFAFRGLSGRAWGSGVYDGALRYAAFFDGADLSPFGLPLVLEGRLGDDGVRLKATSPYGRAFLEGEGLSFPSGGGALRLRVESPYASGGGEVGLEGARLRLALRPPFAGEVEVEGPWRALVLRGEGGVKTPVGPLPFTLLGGLEEGRLRYQVEGPLRLSGEGASYRGVLDLPFGALGREGRLLASLEGEGVRFRVRGEGAWAGLDFRLDLAGEGPDLGALSGRLELPEGRVGLEGGRARLDLGLAPLARAFGVEAEGRLRGEVDLEGKGEVLGEGREVLGEGRAYGEGFRLAYRDRVLEVYLPGRGLGLGLSEEAVWGLGRLEGRVNLRPFEGRLSYGALSLALSGEVLRPEGVVSFPGGRLSFGADLSRGEAWGRLSYGAPWAEGEMDLVWRQGVYEGTGWLRSLAYLRQEGPVRLTGEGVRARLSWEAPLRVELSYAKEVFLALSGEGRVEGVEVRADLAYAPSMGYRGGVWARGYGLSLEGRGLADGSLGWEVSGEGLQGRGRLVGLDLALELEYARALGKARLEARAQGGGSLLGLLEQKPGAFRLEGEGALVGEAPKREAFTFLYDGQIHFSAPGLGLFLEGDRLKADLDQDLAPFGLPVRLRLKGEGPWREAVLQAELRLPLPSGDGPEGTLKGEVRPGEGRAFLAGEVLGERLEALYQGGLLLRFLGPRLSGEAVYREGLSGRLQVDLPLPEGGLRGVVDLEGLSALLQGYGAWSGRVEARGSLGPSLDLGADLAWGAYRLQGAWRYAKEVEGTGRLQTPYGQVRLEGRGAGLDLLGEGLPLLGRVELFPFSLSYRYAGELPSSLGRLEAQGSYPGVWLQGTYQGYGKTLRLKGEEGFRLALEGEGVEGEVGLGGVALRLEGFTLGPLALTGRLEGPWSRVDLALKAGAWGRESRLEGVWDGGLALRLSGDLEGEVAYRGRWSGEVRFKEGRLALQGTGLPELIGEVLGAPLRLAYPEAEVAGLGVDLVARRAQGRATLFGVEAEGRGEEVWLAYPALAARGVLRLSDLSLRVWTDRGEGELVYAGGRLQGVHALTYGPLSLRLEGAEDHVEISGRVEPTPWWPEEVQIEGRAGLDLGYALRFQTGKEVGEVSGQGTAFRLRLSGPYGEGEVAWPEGSGALRLDLPLPPLESRLRLELRGLDLEGVLEGGVGRVEVSGRLLPLRLEARLEEARLEDFLARYAPYLRGLASGRLAFAEGRLDLDLKGQAQVGKVRLPFTLLGGGSPGALQGEGRLGESRFQLAYRDGVLEGSGRTQAFPLHALLAAVAGPLEGEAYWTGAFRFRLPKDPWRAQAVLVGEYLRFAGGGDELSGRAAFRFQEGRFSVDELALSGKGTWRGGGYWSREGADLWLSLKDTVFTPVLQVVPALRPYAPEGSGSVEFRLGRENGAESLSVALDEFRFKLGPVEGYLPRGRLLLNGGARAEGEVSLLKPFPGKGTLGLEGNLESFTLSAQGRLSVPGLKEDEPFRVAFRYPSYGLEVRYADALVQGTAYPLRLAAYGTLPVRYPRYYLLDGLVKVQSAFLYEEKGVYHLTGDLEVLKARLGLPEGEKEVALPAGSGGPTGGQVPLVFEGLRVRAERGVVIQEALAQAELFGEAYLQGTYQDPYLTGEVRALWGNFRLWDQVFVLDPQESYVRFTPQGGILPELHLVAKSAVRGYTVRLEADGRFVREGERVRLRLDPRFTSDPPLDTLEIYALLTLGTTDVTRLPETVPQAVLGAAFQNFLLGQLERELSRALGLDRFQVETPLFQGGSLEETRFTVGKYLTPELFLGYQVDLRGEQALAAEYRRDGLTLTFSTTLAEKPRTLLGLGYSLTPSLDLLFNLESDEATRFSVGLSYRF; encoded by the coding sequence GTGAGGCGGTTCTGGCCCCTCTTCCTCCTCCTGGGGGTGGGGCTTCTTCTAGGGTTTCCCCCCGTCCTGGACTACGCCCTGCGGCGGGCCCTTCCCCTTTTGGGCTTCTCCGGCACGGTCCAGTCCGTCCGGGGGCATCTGCTTTGGGGCCTCCGCCTCGAGGGGGTGGACCTGGCCTCCCAGGACCTCGCCCTCCAGGCGAAGAGGCTCTGGGTCTCCTACGACCTTCTGGGCCTCCTGAAGAGGGAGCTCCCCTTAAGCCTCCGCCTGGAAGGAGCCCGCCTCCGGCCCACCTGGGAGGCCCTGTTTCCCGAGGCCCCCGGCCCCCCTCCTCCCGTGCGGGTGGTCTTCCGGAGCCTCCGCCTGGACGGGGTGGAGGTGGAGCTTTCCCGGGGGAAGCGGCTCCTCCTCCCCCCCCTCCGCCTCACCTTGAGCGGGGAGAACCCCTACCGCTTCCTGGCCCGCCTCCCCGGGGGAAGCCTGCGGGGGGAGGCCCGGGCCCTGGACGGGACGCTTTCCGCCTGGGAGGTGCGCTACCGGGGGGAGCTCAAGGCCCTCTCCTTCTACTACCCGGAGGTCCTGGGGGGAGAGGCCGAGGGGGTGTGGCGGGTCGGCCCCTCGGGGGTGGAGGGGGAGAACCGGATCTCCCGGGGGAGGCTCCGCCTGGTGGGCTTTCCCCTTTCCGGGGTGGAGGGGCCGGTGGTCTTCCAAAAGGGGCGGCTGGAGGCCCGGCTGAAGGGGGTGGGGCTGGAAGGGCCGGTGGAGGCCCAGGCCGAGGTGGACCCGGAAGGCCAGCGCTACCGCTTCCAGGTGCGGGCCCGGCCCAGCCTACCCGCCCTGGCCCGCCACTTTGGCCTGGCCCTGCCCCTCGAGGGCCAGGGGGTCTTGGACCTGGAAGGGGAGGGGTGGGAGAGGCTGCGCCTTCTGGGAAGCTACTGGGGGACGGGCCGGTTTCTGGGGCAGGGGCTCGCCCTCTCGGGCCGCCTGGGGTTTGACGGGGCCTTCTGGCTCACCGGGGAGGCCCAAAGCCGCTACCTGGACCGGGCCTACCGGCTGGCCCTGGACCTGAGGGGAAGCCGGTACCGGGCCCTCCTCCTGGACGAGCTGGGCAGCCGGGTGGAGCTTAAAGGGGAAGGCGTCCGCACCCAGGCCCAGGGGGAGGTGGTCTGGCCCAGGCCCCTCCAGGGCCGGGCCCGGGTCTATTTCCAAAGCCAAGGAAGCGACTGGAAGGCCCGGGTGGAAAGCCCGGGGGTGGCCCTGGCCCTGACGCCGGGGCTGGACCTTTCCGGGAGCCTGGAGGGCCGGGGAAGCCAGGTGCGGGGCCGGCTGGGACCCCTGGGCCTGGAAGGCCGCTGGGACGACCTCCGGCTCGCCCTTGCCCCCACCCCCCTGGTCCTGGGAGGGGTGCAGGGGGAGGGGCGGCTTAAGGGGGGCCGCCTCGAGGCCCGCCTCCGGTACGACTCCCCGTACACTGCCCTTTTCCTTCGCCTCTGGCAGGAGAAGGAGGGGTTCTACCTCTTTGCCTTCTCGGAAGAGGGCGGGGGCCGGGGCACGCCGGTGGCCTACGGGACCTATCGGGAGGGGGCCTTCCGGCTCGAGCTCAAGGGGCTTCCCGTCCAGGCCGGGGACCGGTTCTTGGTCCGGGGCCAGGCGGTGTACCGGGAGGGGCTTTCGGGAAGGCTCTGGGTGGAGGGAAGGTACGCCAGGGCCCGGCTGGACCTTTTCACTTTTGGGGCGAGGGTCCAGGGGGAGGCCAAGACCCCCCTGGGGGTCCTCCCCTTCGCCGGGGTGTACGATCCAAAGGGGCTCCGGCTCCTTTCGGACGGGCTTTCCCTTACCTATCTTCCCTCCGAGGGCCTGCGCCTGCGGGGGCGTCTGGCCCTGGGGGGGCTCGGGCTCTGGGCCGACCTGGGCTACCGGCCGGGGGGGTTCTTCGGCCGGGCCCGGCTGGACTACCCCCCCTACCAAAGCCTCCTCCTCCTGGGGGAGGGTGGGCGGCTCATCGCCGAGGCCCAGGGCCTCCTGGAAGGGCGGGGGGAGGTCTACCCGGACTTCTCGCTTTCCGGCCGGGTGAACTGGAGCCTGGAGGGGCTGGACCTTCCCCCTTTGGCCTTCACCCTGGACCGGGGCGGCCTGCGTCTAGAAGGGGTGGGAGAGGCGGGACTGGATGGGCGGTTCTCCCTCCGGCTCCCCTTCCGCTACCGGGGGGAGGGGTTGGTCCTCGAGGCCGCCGGCGACCTTCAGGGGGGCTGGGTGCGGCTCTTTGGGCGGTTTGGGCGGGTGGAGGGGAGGGGGCCCTGGAGGGGGCTGGACCTCGTTGGGGCGCTGGAGGTGCCCTACCTGGGGGAGGGGCGGGTCTCTGGGCGGCTGGACCTTCTGGCCCTGCGTTCGCGGGTGAGCCTGGACTTCCCCCAGCTCTCTTTGGGGGTGGAGGGGGAGGGGGGGAGGCTCCGCTTCGCCTTCCGGGGCCTCTCGGGGCGGGCCTGGGGGTCGGGGGTTTACGACGGGGCCCTCCGGTACGCCGCCTTCTTTGACGGGGCGGACCTTTCCCCCTTCGGCCTGCCCCTGGTCCTGGAGGGCCGGCTGGGGGACGATGGGGTGCGGCTCAAGGCTACTTCTCCCTACGGCCGGGCCTTCCTGGAGGGGGAAGGGCTTTCGTTCCCTTCAGGGGGCGGCGCCCTGCGGCTCCGGGTGGAAAGCCCCTACGCCTCCGGAGGAGGCGAGGTGGGGCTGGAGGGGGCGCGGCTCCGGCTGGCCCTCCGGCCGCCCTTCGCGGGGGAGGTGGAGGTGGAGGGGCCCTGGCGGGCCCTGGTCCTGCGGGGGGAGGGGGGGGTAAAGACGCCGGTGGGCCCCTTGCCCTTTACCCTCCTTGGGGGCCTGGAGGAGGGGCGGCTCCGCTACCAGGTGGAAGGCCCCCTGCGGCTTTCGGGGGAGGGGGCCTCCTACCGGGGGGTTCTGGACCTGCCCTTCGGGGCCCTGGGCCGGGAGGGGCGGCTTTTGGCCTCCTTGGAGGGGGAGGGGGTGCGGTTCCGGGTCCGGGGGGAGGGGGCGTGGGCTGGGCTGGACTTCCGGCTGGACCTTGCTGGGGAGGGGCCTGACCTGGGTGCGCTTTCGGGGAGGCTGGAGCTTCCCGAAGGAAGGGTAGGGCTGGAAGGGGGCAGGGCGCGGCTGGACCTGGGCCTTGCCCCCCTGGCCCGGGCCTTTGGGGTGGAGGCGGAGGGGCGGCTTCGGGGGGAGGTGGACCTGGAGGGGAAGGGGGAGGTCCTGGGGGAGGGGAGGGAGGTCCTGGGGGAGGGGAGGGCCTACGGGGAGGGGTTCCGCCTGGCCTACCGGGACCGGGTCCTGGAGGTCTATCTGCCGGGGCGGGGCCTGGGGCTGGGCCTGAGCGAGGAGGCGGTCTGGGGCCTGGGGAGGCTGGAGGGCCGGGTGAACCTGCGCCCCTTTGAGGGTCGGCTTTCCTACGGGGCCCTTTCCTTGGCCCTCTCGGGGGAGGTCCTGCGGCCGGAGGGGGTGGTTTCCTTCCCGGGGGGGCGGCTTTCCTTCGGGGCGGACCTTTCCCGGGGGGAGGCTTGGGGGCGGCTTTCCTACGGGGCGCCTTGGGCGGAAGGGGAGATGGACCTGGTCTGGCGCCAGGGGGTCTACGAGGGGACGGGATGGCTGAGGAGCCTGGCCTACCTGCGGCAGGAGGGGCCGGTCCGGCTTACGGGGGAGGGGGTGCGGGCGCGGCTTTCCTGGGAGGCGCCCTTGCGGGTGGAGTTGTCGTACGCGAAAGAGGTCTTTTTGGCCCTTTCGGGGGAGGGAAGGGTGGAGGGGGTGGAGGTGCGGGCCGATCTGGCCTATGCGCCTTCTATGGGGTACCGGGGTGGGGTGTGGGCGCGGGGGTACGGGCTCTCTTTGGAGGGGCGGGGCCTTGCGGACGGGAGCCTGGGGTGGGAGGTTTCCGGAGAGGGGTTGCAAGGCCGGGGGCGGCTTGTGGGGCTGGACCTGGCCCTGGAGCTGGAGTACGCCCGGGCGCTGGGGAAGGCCCGCCTCGAGGCCCGGGCCCAAGGCGGGGGCAGCCTTCTCGGTCTACTAGAGCAAAAGCCCGGCGCCTTTCGCCTCGAGGGAGAAGGGGCCTTGGTGGGGGAGGCTCCTAAGCGGGAGGCCTTCACCTTCCTTTACGACGGGCAAATCCACTTCTCTGCCCCGGGGCTCGGCCTCTTCCTGGAGGGGGACCGGCTTAAGGCGGACCTGGACCAGGACCTGGCCCCCTTCGGCCTGCCCGTCCGCCTGAGGCTCAAGGGGGAGGGGCCCTGGCGGGAAGCCGTCCTCCAGGCGGAGCTCCGCTTGCCGCTCCCTTCGGGCGACGGGCCGGAGGGGACCCTTAAGGGGGAGGTCCGGCCGGGGGAGGGGAGGGCCTTCCTGGCCGGGGAGGTGCTGGGGGAGAGGCTGGAGGCCCTGTACCAGGGCGGGCTCCTTCTCCGCTTCCTAGGGCCCCGGCTTTCGGGGGAGGCCGTCTACCGGGAGGGGCTTTCGGGCCGGCTCCAGGTGGACCTGCCCCTGCCGGAAGGGGGCCTCCGGGGGGTGGTGGACCTGGAAGGCCTTTCCGCCCTTCTCCAGGGGTACGGGGCCTGGTCGGGGCGGGTGGAGGCCCGGGGGAGTCTGGGGCCCTCCTTGGACCTTGGGGCCGACCTGGCCTGGGGGGCGTACCGGCTCCAGGGGGCCTGGCGCTACGCGAAGGAGGTGGAGGGGACGGGGCGGCTCCAGACCCCCTACGGCCAGGTGCGCCTCGAGGGCCGAGGGGCGGGCCTGGACCTTTTGGGGGAGGGGCTTCCCCTCCTGGGCCGGGTGGAGCTTTTCCCCTTCTCCCTCTCCTACCGTTACGCCGGGGAGCTGCCCTCGAGCCTGGGCCGCCTGGAGGCCCAGGGGAGCTACCCCGGGGTCTGGCTCCAGGGGACCTACCAGGGCTACGGGAAGACCCTCCGCCTGAAGGGGGAGGAGGGCTTCCGCCTGGCCCTGGAGGGCGAGGGGGTGGAAGGGGAGGTTGGGCTTGGGGGGGTCGCCCTCCGCCTGGAAGGCTTCACCCTCGGCCCCCTCGCCCTCACCGGCCGCCTGGAGGGGCCCTGGAGCCGGGTGGACCTGGCCCTTAAGGCAGGGGCCTGGGGGCGGGAGAGCCGCCTGGAAGGCGTCTGGGACGGGGGGCTCGCCCTTAGGCTCTCGGGGGACCTGGAGGGGGAGGTGGCCTACCGGGGCCGGTGGTCGGGGGAGGTGCGGTTCAAGGAGGGGCGGCTCGCCCTCCAGGGGACGGGCCTTCCTGAGCTCATCGGGGAGGTCCTGGGGGCTCCCCTTCGCCTGGCTTATCCGGAGGCGGAGGTGGCGGGGCTTGGGGTGGACCTTGTGGCCCGGAGGGCCCAGGGAAGGGCCACCCTCTTCGGCGTGGAGGCGGAGGGCCGGGGGGAGGAGGTCTGGCTCGCCTACCCGGCCCTGGCCGCCCGGGGGGTCCTCCGCCTTTCGGACCTCTCCCTCCGGGTCTGGACGGACCGGGGGGAAGGGGAGCTGGTCTACGCGGGGGGGCGGCTCCAGGGGGTACACGCCCTCACCTACGGCCCCCTTTCCCTGCGCCTCGAGGGGGCGGAAGACCATGTGGAGATCTCCGGGCGGGTGGAGCCCACCCCCTGGTGGCCGGAGGAGGTCCAGATAGAAGGGAGGGCGGGCCTGGACCTGGGCTACGCCCTCCGCTTCCAGACCGGAAAGGAGGTGGGGGAGGTTTCGGGCCAGGGGACGGCCTTCCGCCTGAGGCTTTCTGGCCCCTACGGGGAGGGGGAGGTGGCCTGGCCTGAGGGGAGCGGGGCCCTGCGGCTGGACCTTCCCCTCCCTCCCCTGGAAAGCCGGCTCCGCTTGGAGCTTCGGGGCCTGGACCTAGAGGGGGTGCTGGAGGGTGGGGTGGGCCGGGTGGAGGTGTCGGGGCGGCTCTTGCCGCTTAGGCTGGAGGCCCGGCTGGAGGAGGCCCGGCTGGAGGACTTCCTGGCCCGCTACGCCCCTTACCTGCGCGGCCTGGCCTCGGGCCGCCTGGCCTTCGCGGAGGGCCGGCTGGACCTGGACCTGAAGGGCCAGGCCCAGGTGGGAAAGGTCCGCCTCCCCTTTACCCTCCTGGGCGGGGGAAGCCCGGGGGCCCTCCAGGGGGAGGGGCGGCTGGGGGAGAGCCGCTTCCAGCTGGCCTACCGAGACGGGGTCCTGGAGGGGTCGGGCCGGACCCAGGCCTTCCCCCTGCACGCCCTTTTGGCGGCGGTGGCGGGGCCCTTGGAGGGGGAGGCCTACTGGACCGGGGCCTTCCGCTTCCGCCTGCCCAAAGACCCCTGGCGGGCCCAGGCGGTCTTGGTGGGGGAGTACCTCCGGTTCGCAGGCGGCGGGGACGAGCTTTCCGGCCGGGCCGCCTTCCGCTTCCAGGAGGGACGGTTCAGCGTGGACGAGCTGGCCCTTTCTGGCAAGGGGACCTGGCGGGGCGGGGGGTACTGGAGCCGGGAGGGGGCGGACCTCTGGCTCTCCCTGAAGGACACGGTCTTCACCCCGGTCCTTCAGGTGGTCCCCGCCCTCAGGCCCTACGCCCCCGAGGGGAGCGGGAGCGTGGAGTTCCGCCTGGGGAGGGAGAACGGGGCCGAGTCCCTTTCCGTGGCCCTGGACGAGTTCCGCTTCAAGCTGGGGCCGGTGGAGGGGTACCTGCCCCGGGGGAGGCTCCTCCTGAACGGGGGGGCCCGGGCCGAGGGGGAGGTCAGCCTGCTCAAGCCCTTCCCCGGCAAAGGAACGCTGGGCCTCGAGGGGAACCTGGAAAGCTTCACCCTTTCCGCCCAGGGGAGGCTCTCGGTGCCGGGCCTAAAGGAGGACGAGCCCTTCCGGGTGGCTTTCCGCTACCCGAGCTACGGCCTGGAGGTCCGGTACGCGGACGCCCTGGTCCAGGGCACGGCCTACCCCCTGCGCCTCGCCGCCTACGGCACCCTGCCCGTCCGCTACCCCCGCTACTACCTCCTGGACGGGCTTGTGAAGGTCCAAAGCGCCTTCTTGTACGAGGAGAAGGGGGTCTACCACCTCACAGGGGACCTGGAGGTCCTGAAGGCCAGGCTGGGCCTCCCCGAGGGGGAGAAGGAGGTGGCCCTGCCGGCCGGGTCCGGTGGGCCTACGGGCGGCCAGGTCCCGCTGGTCTTTGAGGGCCTCCGCGTCCGGGCGGAGCGGGGGGTGGTCATCCAGGAGGCCCTGGCCCAGGCGGAGCTCTTCGGGGAGGCCTACCTGCAGGGCACCTACCAGGACCCCTACCTCACGGGGGAGGTGCGGGCGCTTTGGGGCAACTTCCGCCTCTGGGACCAGGTCTTCGTCCTGGACCCCCAGGAAAGCTACGTCCGCTTCACCCCCCAGGGGGGGATCCTGCCCGAGCTCCACCTGGTGGCCAAAAGCGCGGTCCGGGGCTACACCGTCCGCCTCGAGGCGGACGGCCGCTTCGTCCGGGAGGGGGAGCGGGTGCGGCTCCGGCTGGACCCCCGGTTCACCTCCGACCCTCCCCTGGACACCCTGGAGATCTACGCCCTCCTCACCCTGGGGACCACGGACGTGACCCGGCTTCCGGAGACCGTGCCCCAGGCGGTCCTGGGCGCGGCCTTCCAGAACTTCCTTTTGGGCCAGCTGGAGCGGGAGCTCTCCCGCGCCTTGGGCCTGGACCGGTTCCAGGTGGAGACCCCCCTCTTCCAGGGGGGAAGCCTGGAGGAGACCCGGTTCACCGTGGGCAAGTACCTGACCCCCGAGCTCTTTTTGGGCTACCAGGTGGACCTGAGGGGGGAGCAGGCCCTGGCGGCGGAGTACCGCCGGGACGGGCTCACCCTCACCTTCTCCACCACCTTGGCCGAGAAGCCCCGCACCCTCCTCGGCCTGGGCTACAGCCTGACCCCCAGCCTGGACCTCCTCTTCAACCTGGAGTCGGATGAGGCCACCCGGTTCAGCGTGGGGCTTTCCTACCGGTTCTAA